In the genome of Streptomyces racemochromogenes, one region contains:
- a CDS encoding NADPH-dependent FMN reductase, which yields MSVSEAVLDEPVRVAVVIGSVREGRRGPAVTDWFLSAAAAHHSGLEFDVIDLADVPLPLTMPDWGGSPDPAAAAALADVSPRLAAADAFVFVTPEYNHSFPAVLKNLIDWHRPQWQAKPVGFVSYGGVGGGLRAVEQLRLVFAELHAVTVRDTVSLHGPWSGLGQDGAPRDGAVTESAAKNMLGQLDWWGRALRTARTTRPYEG from the coding sequence ATGTCCGTCAGCGAAGCAGTCCTGGACGAGCCGGTGCGCGTGGCCGTCGTCATCGGGAGCGTCCGCGAGGGCCGCCGGGGGCCGGCCGTCACCGACTGGTTCCTGAGCGCCGCGGCCGCCCACCACAGCGGCCTGGAGTTCGACGTGATCGACCTCGCCGACGTCCCGCTGCCGCTGACCATGCCCGACTGGGGCGGCTCCCCGGACCCTGCGGCCGCCGCCGCGCTCGCCGACGTCAGCCCGCGACTGGCCGCCGCCGACGCGTTCGTCTTCGTCACCCCCGAGTACAACCACAGCTTCCCGGCCGTGCTGAAGAACCTCATCGACTGGCACCGGCCGCAGTGGCAGGCCAAGCCCGTCGGCTTCGTCTCGTACGGGGGCGTCGGCGGCGGCCTGCGCGCCGTGGAGCAGCTCCGGCTGGTCTTCGCCGAGCTGCACGCCGTGACCGTACGCGACACCGTCAGCCTGCACGGCCCCTGGTCCGGACTCGGCCAGGACGGCGCCCCGCGCGACGGGGCCGTCACCGAGAGCGCCGCCAAGAACATGCTCGGCCAGCTGGACTGGTGGGGACGGGCGCTGCGGACCGCGCGCACGACCCGCCCCTACGAGGGCTGA
- a CDS encoding DHA2 family efflux MFS transporter permease subunit, whose protein sequence is MSTAPASASAAPAGAAPAGPGALTRTLAVVITGSVMAVLDMTIVNVALGRLSEAFHAPLETIQWTATAYTLALAAVIPAAAWAMGRIGAKRAYLTALVLFTLGSLLAACAWNASSLIAFRAVQGLGGGLLMPVGMTMVMRNADRARMGRAMALLGLPILVGPVAGPMLGGWLVDSASWQWIFLVNLPVGAAALVLAAKLLAPDAPADPASAPRLDVPGLLMLSPGLALLLFGLSRGGEGGDFTAPGALLPTLAGAALAAAFVRRALRVREPLLDLRLLRDRTFAAGIATLAFFTCGYFGSMLLGPMYFQQGRGLSASAAGLLVAPVGLAVGVTMQIASRRVDKVSPRRLIPAGAVVGALGMAASALLTGTEGVPVWQVVAAGLVMGVGAGIVLMPTMTTASRDLPGERMAAASTALSINSQLWASVGTALLSVLLGGTGVGPAGFRLAYGAAAVLLALSVIPALRLPGRRA, encoded by the coding sequence GTGAGCACCGCACCCGCCTCCGCCTCCGCGGCACCCGCCGGGGCGGCACCCGCCGGCCCCGGGGCGTTAACGAGGACGCTCGCCGTCGTCATCACCGGCTCGGTGATGGCCGTCCTCGACATGACGATCGTCAACGTGGCCCTCGGCCGGCTCTCCGAGGCCTTCCACGCCCCGCTGGAGACCATCCAGTGGACCGCCACCGCCTACACCCTCGCGCTCGCCGCCGTGATCCCGGCCGCGGCCTGGGCCATGGGCCGGATCGGGGCCAAGCGCGCCTACCTGACCGCCCTCGTCCTGTTCACCCTGGGCTCGCTGCTCGCCGCCTGCGCCTGGAACGCGAGCAGCCTGATCGCCTTCCGCGCCGTCCAGGGGCTGGGCGGGGGGCTGCTGATGCCGGTCGGCATGACCATGGTGATGCGCAACGCCGACCGGGCCCGGATGGGCCGGGCCATGGCCCTGCTGGGCCTGCCCATCCTGGTCGGCCCCGTCGCCGGCCCGATGCTCGGCGGATGGCTCGTCGACTCCGCCTCCTGGCAGTGGATCTTCCTGGTCAACCTCCCCGTCGGTGCGGCCGCCCTGGTGCTCGCGGCGAAGCTCCTCGCACCCGACGCCCCCGCCGACCCGGCGTCGGCGCCCCGGCTGGACGTCCCCGGGCTGCTGATGCTCTCCCCGGGCCTGGCCCTGCTGCTGTTCGGCCTGTCCCGGGGCGGCGAGGGCGGCGACTTCACCGCCCCCGGCGCGCTGCTGCCCACGCTGGCCGGAGCGGCCCTCGCCGCCGCCTTCGTACGGCGCGCCCTCAGGGTGCGCGAACCGCTGCTGGACCTGCGGCTGCTGCGCGACCGCACCTTCGCCGCCGGCATCGCCACCCTCGCCTTCTTCACCTGCGGCTACTTCGGGTCGATGCTCCTGGGCCCGATGTACTTCCAGCAGGGGCGCGGCCTGAGCGCGAGCGCGGCCGGCCTCCTCGTCGCCCCCGTCGGGCTGGCCGTCGGGGTGACCATGCAGATCGCCTCCCGGCGCGTCGACAAGGTCTCCCCGCGCAGGCTGATCCCGGCCGGGGCGGTCGTGGGCGCCCTCGGCATGGCGGCATCCGCCCTGCTGACCGGCACCGAGGGGGTACCGGTCTGGCAGGTGGTCGCCGCGGGCCTGGTCATGGGCGTCGGCGCCGGGATCGTACTGATGCCGACGATGACCACCGCGAGCCGTGACCTGCCCGGCGAGCGCATGGCCGCGGCGAGCACCGCCCTGAGCATCAACTCCCAGCTGTGGGCCTCGGTCGGCACGGCACTGCTGTCCGTCCTCCTCGGCGGCACGGGCGTCGGCCCGGCCGGCTTCCGCCTCGCCTACGGAGCCGCGGCGGTGCTGCTGGCCCTGTCCGTGATCCCGGCACTGCGGCTGCCGGGGCGGCGGGCCTAG
- a CDS encoding PPOX class F420-dependent oxidoreductase — translation MTIALNDAVRRLLDSPHPAVLSTLNPDGSPQSSVVWVSRDGDELLVSTERGRRKERNIARDERVGLTVFDLANPYVYAEIRGTATLTEDTGRAVAVRIAEEYLGPGAGKEYGDAADGAVRVVVRITPSKVLGNAAKADAGS, via the coding sequence ATGACTATCGCGCTGAACGACGCCGTGCGGCGGCTGCTCGACTCCCCCCACCCGGCGGTCCTCTCCACCCTCAACCCCGACGGCAGCCCGCAGAGTTCCGTGGTCTGGGTGTCGCGGGACGGCGACGAGCTGCTCGTCTCCACCGAGCGCGGCCGCCGCAAGGAGCGGAACATCGCCCGCGACGAGCGGGTCGGCCTCACCGTCTTCGACCTCGCCAACCCCTACGTCTACGCGGAGATCCGCGGCACCGCCACCCTCACCGAGGACACCGGCCGGGCCGTCGCCGTCCGCATCGCCGAGGAGTACCTCGGGCCGGGCGCCGGCAAGGAGTACGGGGACGCCGCCGACGGGGCGGTGCGCGTGGTCGTGCGCATCACCCCGTCCAAGGTGCTCGGCAACGCCGCGAAGGCCGACGCCGGGTCCTAG